In Brevibacterium zhoupengii, the following are encoded in one genomic region:
- the aztB gene encoding zinc ABC transporter permease AztB, which produces MELLFAPFEVSFVLRALIAGVLAAVLCGCIGTWVVLRGLAFFGDAMSHGMLPGVAIAALLGGQIMIGAAVSALVMAAGITWVSRESKLSQDVGIGLLFVGMLAIGVVIVSHSQSFAVDLTGFLFGDVLGVRGQDLIVLAVAACLGVLACILLHRPFLALAFDERKAATLGMRPGWAHVAMLMLTALAVVASFQVVGTLLVFGLLIGPPATACLLFDRVGAIMATASAIGAFSCFFGLLVSWYAQTSAGATIALLTVLVFFAVLVARRVKSALRYFQHNENHYQ; this is translated from the coding sequence ATGGAATTACTGTTCGCGCCCTTCGAGGTGTCCTTCGTTCTCCGTGCCCTCATCGCCGGCGTGCTCGCTGCCGTGCTGTGCGGGTGCATCGGCACCTGGGTCGTCCTGCGCGGCCTGGCCTTCTTCGGAGATGCGATGTCGCACGGGATGCTGCCGGGGGTTGCAATCGCGGCGCTCCTCGGTGGTCAGATCATGATCGGCGCGGCGGTCAGTGCGCTGGTGATGGCGGCCGGGATCACCTGGGTGTCGCGCGAGTCGAAGCTGTCCCAAGACGTCGGCATCGGACTGCTCTTCGTCGGAATGCTGGCCATCGGCGTGGTCATCGTGTCCCACTCCCAATCATTCGCCGTCGACCTCACAGGCTTCCTGTTCGGTGACGTGCTCGGTGTCCGCGGTCAGGACCTGATCGTCCTCGCGGTCGCAGCCTGCCTCGGAGTGCTGGCCTGCATCCTCCTGCATAGGCCGTTCCTCGCGCTCGCCTTCGATGAGCGAAAAGCCGCAACTCTGGGCATGCGGCCCGGCTGGGCTCATGTTGCGATGCTCATGCTCACGGCCCTGGCAGTTGTCGCATCGTTCCAGGTCGTCGGCACTCTCCTCGTCTTCGGTCTCCTCATCGGACCTCCGGCCACGGCCTGCCTTCTGTTCGACCGCGTCGGAGCAATCATGGCAACCGCCTCGGCGATCGGTGCGTTCTCGTGCTTCTTCGGGCTGCTCGTGAGCTGGTATGCCCAGACGTCTGCCGGCGCGACCATTGCCCTGCTCACCGTCCTCGTCTTCTTCGCGGTGCTCGTCGCGAGGCGGGTGAAAAGTGCGCTACGATACTTTCAACACAATGAGAACCATTATCAATAG
- a CDS encoding efflux RND transporter permease subunit, with the protein MSLKNRLIVGLLTLVIAVFGVIATTSLNQETMPSVEMPGTSVQVTIPGASPEVVEETVTKPIETALDGVGDLEAVTTTSSAGSMTANVTWPFGKDAEEMTDEVRSTVDSVKADLPDGAEAEVLSQQIDDVPVVMFAVSAAGDPQKLGDRVDSTLVPELQAVDGVAGVEVTGAEEQRVSISFRPEDVNDKNVVTTSVPDELTAAGTVVPAGQSAQGDKSLSVEVGTELDAVKEIENTPLRTADGTVLLKDVADVDLDSVEKTSYSRAEGKDAVTVSVTKGQDANVVEVSHGVNEVLDTIGPELGDDVAFSTVYDQAPEIEKSIHDLSVEGGLGLFFAILVILAFLGSFRSTIVAAISIPMSLLVAMIGLMIGDYTINILTLGALTIAVGRVVDDSIVVIENIRRRQGTSELTIDDIVASVKQVAGAITASTLTTVAVFLPIAFVDGIAGQLFRPFSVTVTLALLASLVVALTIVPVFSYWVLRKSPKPLSPKRQAATDERYEAWADKRRNRAIRRAERRQRTIEKKNTKRAAKGKELLPAASVDAAIAPMPGDGEASDRIDRLQQSSLPAITAALRHPWRTIVVSVAIFAVTMLMASFLKTDLLGDAGKESLYITQTLPAGASLEASDEAAKKIDDVLVSDPDVATFSTTVNGPQTGAENSFNITLKDAEVAETATNRIRTQVENLGEDIGEIEFQDATGSTNEDVEIKLSGTDMDALGKAADAVTKKMAETDGVTDARNDLASEQPVIHVDVDREKAADYGYSQAEVGQAIAAALHGSEAGTLTMKGKERDIFLAATHPDASPDEIRALELPVTEVQTQNAQEDATDAVEEKTDRRAEEAKAKAADESAEQLDSAREARDSAADQLEEARKALDEVRNPGPPQSPGDMAADQVNQAEEGVEQAEKGLEEANDAIDDLITGQREQEESQAEEQDLADEQAAIPDIKGEPITVDEIASVDETETPATVTREDGNRQVTVFATPAEGQLSPVSTEAQELTSNMDLPDGVSFDVGGASQEQADSFAQLGWAMLVAIALVFLVMIATFRSFVQPLILLVSIPFAATGAVLLLLLTGTPLGIPSLIGLLMLIGIVVTNAIVLIDLINKMREHGMGLWDAIIHGTRLRLRPILMTAAATIFALVPMSLGLTGGGVFISQPLAIVVIGGLTSSTVLTLILVPALYLLVERRKERRAEHKEAKHAAKHAADQDRIDAETAEVAARPVDE; encoded by the coding sequence ATGAGTCTGAAGAACCGTCTCATCGTCGGACTGCTCACCCTCGTGATCGCCGTCTTCGGCGTCATTGCGACCACCTCGCTCAACCAGGAGACGATGCCTTCGGTCGAGATGCCGGGCACCTCTGTGCAGGTCACGATTCCTGGGGCATCGCCAGAGGTCGTCGAGGAGACGGTGACCAAGCCGATCGAAACCGCGCTCGATGGAGTCGGTGACCTCGAAGCGGTGACCACAACCTCCTCGGCGGGATCGATGACGGCCAACGTCACCTGGCCCTTCGGCAAGGACGCCGAGGAGATGACGGACGAGGTCCGTTCCACCGTCGACTCTGTGAAGGCCGACCTTCCCGACGGCGCCGAGGCGGAGGTGCTCTCCCAGCAGATCGACGACGTCCCGGTCGTCATGTTCGCAGTCTCCGCCGCAGGCGATCCGCAGAAGCTCGGCGACCGCGTGGATTCCACCCTCGTCCCCGAACTCCAGGCCGTTGACGGTGTCGCCGGCGTCGAGGTCACAGGAGCGGAGGAACAGCGGGTCAGCATCAGCTTCCGGCCCGAGGACGTCAACGACAAGAACGTCGTCACCACCTCGGTGCCGGACGAGCTCACGGCGGCCGGAACAGTCGTCCCCGCAGGTCAGAGCGCGCAGGGAGACAAATCACTGTCCGTGGAGGTCGGAACCGAACTTGACGCAGTCAAGGAGATCGAGAACACCCCGCTGCGCACCGCCGACGGAACGGTCCTGCTCAAGGACGTTGCCGACGTCGACCTCGACTCAGTGGAGAAGACCTCGTACTCACGAGCCGAAGGCAAGGACGCCGTGACCGTATCGGTGACGAAGGGGCAGGACGCCAACGTCGTCGAGGTCTCCCACGGAGTCAATGAGGTTCTCGACACGATCGGTCCCGAACTCGGCGACGACGTCGCCTTTTCCACGGTCTATGACCAGGCGCCGGAGATCGAGAAGTCGATCCACGACCTGTCCGTCGAAGGTGGGCTGGGACTGTTCTTCGCGATCCTCGTCATCCTCGCATTCCTCGGTTCGTTCCGTTCCACGATCGTCGCTGCGATCTCAATCCCGATGTCGCTGCTCGTGGCAATGATCGGCCTGATGATCGGCGACTACACGATCAACATCCTCACCCTGGGGGCGCTGACCATCGCCGTCGGCCGAGTCGTCGACGACTCGATCGTCGTCATCGAGAACATCCGCCGCAGGCAGGGCACGAGCGAGCTGACGATCGACGATATCGTCGCCTCCGTCAAGCAGGTCGCCGGTGCGATCACTGCCTCGACCCTGACGACCGTGGCAGTGTTCCTGCCCATCGCCTTCGTCGACGGCATCGCCGGGCAGCTGTTCCGCCCGTTCTCCGTGACCGTGACCCTGGCCCTGCTCGCCTCCCTCGTCGTCGCACTGACGATCGTTCCTGTCTTCAGCTACTGGGTGCTGCGCAAGAGCCCGAAGCCCCTCTCGCCTAAGCGTCAGGCCGCAACAGACGAACGTTACGAGGCCTGGGCGGACAAACGCAGGAATCGGGCGATCAGGCGAGCCGAGCGTCGACAGCGCACGATCGAGAAGAAGAACACCAAGCGTGCGGCCAAAGGCAAGGAACTCCTGCCCGCCGCGAGCGTCGATGCCGCGATCGCACCGATGCCCGGGGACGGAGAGGCATCGGATCGGATCGACCGCCTCCAGCAGAGCAGCCTGCCCGCGATCACCGCTGCCCTGCGTCACCCCTGGCGCACGATCGTCGTCTCCGTGGCGATCTTCGCCGTCACCATGCTCATGGCGAGCTTCCTCAAGACCGACCTGCTCGGAGACGCCGGCAAGGAATCCCTCTACATCACCCAGACCTTGCCCGCCGGTGCCTCGCTGGAAGCCAGCGACGAGGCGGCGAAGAAGATCGATGATGTCCTCGTCTCCGACCCGGACGTCGCCACATTCTCCACGACCGTCAACGGACCGCAGACAGGGGCGGAGAACAGCTTCAACATCACGCTCAAGGACGCTGAGGTGGCCGAGACCGCAACGAATCGGATCCGCACACAGGTCGAGAACCTCGGCGAGGATATCGGCGAGATCGAGTTCCAGGACGCCACCGGAAGCACGAATGAGGACGTCGAGATCAAGCTCTCCGGCACCGACATGGATGCCCTGGGCAAGGCCGCCGATGCGGTGACGAAGAAGATGGCCGAGACCGATGGCGTGACGGATGCGCGCAACGACCTCGCCTCCGAACAGCCGGTCATCCACGTCGACGTCGACCGAGAGAAGGCAGCAGACTACGGGTACAGCCAGGCCGAGGTCGGGCAGGCCATTGCCGCGGCCCTGCACGGAAGCGAAGCTGGGACCCTGACGATGAAAGGCAAGGAACGCGATATCTTCCTTGCAGCGACTCACCCGGATGCCAGCCCCGATGAGATCAGGGCACTCGAACTGCCCGTCACCGAGGTGCAGACGCAGAACGCCCAGGAAGACGCGACCGACGCAGTCGAAGAGAAGACCGACCGCAGAGCCGAGGAAGCCAAGGCCAAGGCCGCAGACGAATCGGCCGAGCAGCTCGACTCTGCCCGGGAAGCCCGCGACAGTGCCGCCGATCAGCTCGAAGAAGCACGTAAGGCCCTGGACGAGGTGCGCAATCCAGGCCCACCGCAGAGCCCCGGCGACATGGCTGCCGACCAGGTCAACCAGGCAGAAGAAGGCGTCGAACAGGCAGAGAAGGGCCTGGAAGAGGCCAACGACGCGATCGATGACCTGATCACCGGCCAGCGTGAGCAGGAGGAAAGCCAGGCTGAGGAACAGGACCTCGCCGATGAGCAGGCGGCGATCCCCGACATCAAGGGTGAGCCGATCACGGTCGATGAGATCGCCAGCGTCGACGAGACCGAGACCCCCGCCACCGTCACCCGCGAGGACGGGAACCGTCAGGTCACGGTGTTCGCCACCCCTGCCGAGGGACAGCTCAGCCCGGTCTCCACCGAGGCACAGGAACTGACCTCGAACATGGATCTGCCCGACGGTGTGAGCTTCGACGTCGGCGGTGCGAGCCAGGAACAGGCCGACTCCTTCGCCCAGCTCGGATGGGCCATGCTCGTGGCGATCGCGCTCGTCTTCCTCGTCATGATCGCGACCTTCCGCAGCTTCGTCCAACCGCTGATCCTGCTCGTGTCGATCCCGTTCGCCGCGACCGGTGCCGTGCTGCTTCTGCTGCTGACCGGGACGCCCCTGGGCATCCCCTCGCTCATCGGCCTACTCATGCTCATCGGCATCGTGGTGACCAACGCGATCGTGCTCATCGACCTCATCAACAAGATGCGCGAGCACGGGATGGGGCTGTGGGATGCGATCATCCACGGGACCCGACTGCGACTGCGTCCGATCCTGATGACGGCGGCCGCAACGATCTTCGCCCTCGTGCCCATGTCACTGGGGCTGACCGGAGGGGGCGTCTTCATCTCCCAGCCGCTGGCGATCGTCGTCATCGGCGGACTCACCTCCTCGACGGTGCTGACACTGATCCTTGTCCCCGCCCTCTATCTCCTCGTCGAACGACGCAAGGAACGCCGGGCAGAGCACAAGGAGGCCAAGCATGCGGCCAAGCATGCGGCCGACCAAGACAGGATCGATGCAGAGACCGCCGAGGTGGCCGCCCGTCCCGTAGATGAGTGA
- the ykgO gene encoding type B 50S ribosomal protein L36 yields the protein MKVRNSLRSIKKQPGSQVVRRRGRVYVINKLNPRFKARQG from the coding sequence GTGAAGGTTCGCAATTCCCTGCGCTCGATCAAGAAGCAGCCAGGTTCACAGGTCGTGCGTCGGCGTGGCCGCGTCTATGTCATCAACAAGCTCAACCCCCGATTCAAGGCACGTCAGGGCTGA
- the aztC gene encoding zinc ABC transporter substrate-binding protein AztC translates to MSTRRHLTAVALTLATLGSLTACSGGDDEPSIVVTTNILGDVVNSIVGDHATVTVLMKPNSDPHSFGISAKEAGAMESADLIIGNGLGLEEGLSANLDNARSEGVRVLEVGESIDPLEYISGGSAGTPDPHFWTDPARMIAAVDTITSALEKEVGDDLAEAIGPSMSSYRGQLEDLDAEIAEIAETIPAKNRKLVTNHHVFGYFAQRFDFEVIGAVLPSGTTLASPSAADLEELARTVEDAGVPTIFADSSQPQKLAEALSDEVDLDVEVTPLFSESLTEADGEAGTYIDMQRTNAQRIADGLASPQITETPS, encoded by the coding sequence ATGAGCACACGGCGCCACCTCACTGCGGTGGCACTCACCCTGGCCACGCTCGGATCACTGACCGCCTGCAGCGGAGGCGACGATGAGCCCTCGATCGTGGTGACGACGAACATCCTCGGCGATGTCGTGAACAGCATCGTCGGAGACCACGCAACGGTCACGGTGCTGATGAAGCCGAACTCCGACCCGCATTCCTTTGGCATCTCAGCGAAGGAAGCCGGAGCCATGGAGAGCGCGGATCTCATCATCGGCAACGGTCTCGGGCTGGAAGAGGGGCTGTCGGCGAACCTCGACAACGCGCGCAGCGAAGGGGTGCGTGTCCTCGAAGTCGGTGAGAGCATCGACCCCCTCGAGTACATCTCGGGCGGCAGCGCAGGCACACCGGACCCGCATTTCTGGACCGATCCCGCACGGATGATCGCCGCAGTCGACACCATCACCTCGGCGCTGGAGAAGGAGGTCGGCGATGACCTCGCCGAGGCGATCGGACCGTCCATGTCCTCGTATCGGGGACAACTGGAAGACCTCGATGCCGAAATCGCAGAGATCGCCGAAACGATCCCTGCGAAGAACCGGAAGCTGGTGACGAATCATCACGTGTTCGGCTACTTCGCGCAGCGCTTCGACTTCGAAGTCATCGGAGCGGTGCTGCCAAGCGGAACCACACTGGCCTCACCCTCAGCAGCCGACCTCGAGGAGCTCGCGCGCACGGTCGAGGACGCGGGAGTGCCCACGATCTTCGCGGACTCCTCACAGCCGCAGAAGCTCGCCGAGGCCCTGTCTGACGAAGTCGACCTCGACGTCGAAGTGACACCACTGTTCTCGGAATCGCTGACCGAGGCCGACGGTGAAGCCGGAACCTACATCGACATGCAGAGAACCAACGCGCAGCGCATCGCGGACGGGCTCGCATCACCACAGATCACGGAAACACCATCATGA
- a CDS encoding Fur family transcriptional regulator, which translates to MTAEEPKKTRSTAQKAVISSALESEKRFVSAQQLHRTLEDQGHTVGLATVYRQLNALSESGGADSITIAEKQLFRACAQDEHHHHLVCENCGKAVEIEPPSEDWITTTAQAHGFDVTRHVFEIFGLCAECSALVKNR; encoded by the coding sequence ATGACGGCCGAAGAACCCAAGAAGACTCGGAGCACAGCACAGAAGGCCGTGATCAGCTCCGCACTCGAGAGCGAGAAGCGCTTCGTCTCTGCCCAGCAGCTCCATCGGACGCTTGAGGACCAGGGTCACACGGTGGGATTGGCCACCGTCTACCGACAGCTCAACGCCCTGAGTGAGTCCGGGGGCGCCGACTCCATCACGATTGCCGAGAAGCAGCTGTTTCGCGCCTGTGCTCAGGACGAGCATCACCACCACCTGGTGTGCGAGAACTGCGGCAAGGCCGTGGAGATCGAACCACCCAGTGAGGACTGGATCACCACCACGGCTCAAGCTCATGGATTCGACGTCACCCGACACGTGTTCGAGATCTTCGGACTCTGCGCCGAGTGCTCCGCCTTGGTGAAAAACCGGTAG
- the aztA gene encoding zinc ABC transporter ATP-binding protein AztA encodes MDNPITLTSLSCHYGAHLALDQVTLTVPLGQVTALVGANGSGKSTVLMALAGLLRPTHGSISDLPSTVAFVPQRSSAPDHLPITVRQVVAMGRWGSRGLFARLGSDDQRIVDDCLAQLRIDDLASRRLGSLSGGQRQRALVAQGLAQRADLLLLDEPLAGIDARATEDITMAIDSERSRGTTIVMATHERTQAARADHVVHLRQGALAFH; translated from the coding sequence GTGGACAATCCGATCACCCTCACCAGCCTCAGCTGCCACTATGGTGCGCATCTCGCCTTGGACCAGGTCACTCTGACCGTTCCCCTGGGCCAGGTCACGGCACTCGTCGGCGCCAACGGCTCAGGCAAGTCGACGGTGCTCATGGCACTGGCGGGCCTGCTCCGGCCGACGCACGGATCGATTTCCGACCTGCCGTCGACCGTGGCCTTCGTGCCGCAGCGCAGTTCCGCTCCGGACCACCTTCCGATCACCGTCAGACAGGTCGTGGCCATGGGCAGATGGGGCTCACGGGGTCTCTTCGCCCGTCTCGGCAGTGATGATCAGCGGATCGTCGACGACTGCCTGGCCCAGCTGCGAATCGACGACCTCGCCTCGCGCCGCCTCGGGTCACTCTCCGGGGGTCAGCGTCAGCGCGCACTGGTGGCGCAGGGGCTGGCACAACGCGCGGACCTGCTGCTCCTCGACGAGCCGCTGGCCGGAATCGATGCTCGCGCGACCGAGGACATCACCATGGCCATCGACTCCGAGCGCAGCCGCGGCACCACGATCGTCATGGCCACGCATGAGCGCACCCAGGCAGCTCGGGCCGACCATGTCGTCCATCTCCGCCAGGGTGCGCTCGCGTTTCACTGA
- a CDS encoding CobW family GTP-binding protein, translated as MSRKQSADAVPVILLTGYLGAGKTSLLNHLLRHPDARIGVVVNDFGDLNIDAGLVVGQVDESFSISGGCICCLDDDTSLEDALTALAKPRLRLDAIIVEASGFAEPLTLARMVTRMGHHRFHLGGVIDVVDATMHAATVDTETAPPMRYAATTLVLVNKLDQLPEADRESSVDAIRERVHQRNPRLLVVGTSYGRLDPALIFDPGAGAERGKDSTQPSVGPGEGDGAIAEPIQAELPIRELIRQAYAEAAQESLDGENVPVHKHAQSVTITARGRADAGAVLDILEDLPPGVYRVKGSILVDDRGRCRRFGLQAVGPNVYVSAASPQSTASPQSTASPQSTAALPSTNAPQEQGWDSALVVIGESFDEAAVRAKLEAALRSNGDSAGVERLRHYVRLHS; from the coding sequence GTGAGCAGGAAGCAGTCCGCAGACGCCGTTCCGGTGATCCTCCTGACCGGCTACTTGGGTGCGGGAAAAACCAGTCTGCTCAACCACCTGCTGCGCCACCCCGATGCGCGCATCGGAGTTGTCGTCAATGACTTCGGCGATCTCAACATCGACGCGGGCCTTGTCGTCGGGCAGGTCGATGAGTCCTTCTCCATCTCGGGTGGATGCATCTGCTGCCTTGACGACGACACCTCTCTCGAGGATGCGCTCACCGCGCTCGCGAAACCGCGACTGCGTCTCGACGCCATCATCGTCGAAGCCAGCGGCTTCGCCGAACCGCTGACCTTGGCACGCATGGTCACCCGCATGGGCCACCACCGCTTCCACCTCGGCGGGGTCATTGACGTCGTCGATGCCACCATGCATGCGGCCACGGTCGACACCGAAACCGCACCGCCGATGCGCTATGCGGCGACGACTCTGGTGCTCGTCAACAAGCTCGACCAGCTGCCGGAGGCAGATCGGGAGTCGTCCGTCGATGCGATCCGGGAGCGGGTCCATCAGCGCAATCCGCGACTGCTCGTCGTCGGCACCAGCTATGGCCGCCTCGACCCGGCGCTCATCTTCGATCCCGGAGCGGGAGCCGAACGAGGCAAAGACAGTACCCAGCCGAGCGTCGGCCCGGGTGAAGGCGACGGCGCGATCGCAGAACCCATCCAAGCCGAACTGCCGATCCGGGAACTCATCCGACAGGCCTACGCCGAAGCCGCCCAGGAGAGCCTCGATGGCGAGAATGTTCCAGTCCACAAGCACGCACAGTCGGTGACGATCACCGCTCGTGGACGTGCCGACGCCGGGGCGGTGCTCGACATTCTTGAGGATCTCCCGCCCGGGGTCTACCGGGTGAAGGGCTCGATCCTCGTCGACGACAGGGGTAGGTGCAGGCGCTTCGGGCTGCAGGCGGTAGGCCCGAATGTCTATGTGTCCGCAGCCTCGCCACAGTCGACAGCCTCGCCGCAATCGACAGCCTCGCCGCAGTCGACGGCCGCCTTGCCGTCGACGAATGCACCACAAGAGCAGGGCTGGGACAGCGCGCTGGTCGTCATCGGCGAGTCCTTCGACGAAGCAGCCGTCAGAGCAAAGTTGGAGGCCGCGTTGCGCAGCAACGGAGACTCGGCCGGAGTGGAACGACTCCGCCACTACGTGCGCCTGCACAGCTGA
- a CDS encoding GTP-binding protein: MPEPIGADVDVIAVTGARAHERSSCARGIAEAQGFVFVPAEQTGQGLEAVDRAVNLMRKAIHVQGLVLEFPIEVSVTEIVGTLTAADTGTRLIDLVCVLDAGCLLADLDSEEFIRLPLTRDADDGGVIASKAELIVAQIEFASTIAVVNGGSLGPKALERATSLVSHLAPCAEQRLVATACDVHGGDHSGGSEAHSRSGTTYSQRPPSAGWVSILNQELPPQRQSCAVEAIRYEQYRPFHPGRLHHALDTCLFQGHCGHILRSAGFARLASRPHVTAQWDQVGRIFTLTPLALDDSLGAEDELLAFGQDLAFIGTGLDEVRLRQILDHAALSDAELAAGPMVWASFLDEFPAWSTTAT, encoded by the coding sequence ATGCCAGAGCCAATTGGTGCCGATGTCGATGTGATTGCAGTGACCGGCGCACGCGCCCATGAGCGGAGCAGCTGCGCCCGGGGCATTGCGGAAGCCCAGGGATTCGTATTCGTCCCAGCAGAGCAGACGGGCCAAGGACTCGAAGCAGTCGACAGGGCAGTCAATCTGATGCGCAAGGCGATCCACGTTCAGGGCCTGGTTCTGGAATTCCCGATAGAGGTGTCGGTGACGGAAATCGTCGGCACCCTCACCGCTGCGGATACAGGAACGAGACTCATCGATCTCGTCTGTGTTCTTGACGCGGGATGCTTGCTTGCCGACCTTGACTCCGAGGAGTTCATCAGACTCCCTCTGACGCGGGACGCGGACGACGGAGGCGTCATCGCCTCGAAGGCTGAGCTGATCGTCGCCCAGATCGAATTCGCCTCGACCATTGCAGTCGTCAACGGAGGATCGCTTGGGCCGAAGGCTCTCGAGCGGGCGACCTCACTGGTCAGCCATCTTGCCCCGTGCGCCGAGCAGAGACTTGTCGCGACTGCCTGTGACGTGCATGGTGGTGACCATAGTGGCGGCAGCGAGGCACACAGCCGCTCCGGGACGACCTATTCGCAGCGGCCACCGAGTGCCGGGTGGGTGTCGATCCTCAACCAGGAACTTCCGCCGCAGCGGCAATCCTGCGCGGTTGAAGCCATTCGCTACGAGCAATATCGTCCCTTCCACCCAGGGCGCCTGCATCACGCGCTGGACACGTGCCTGTTTCAGGGGCACTGTGGGCACATTCTGCGTTCGGCCGGCTTCGCGCGATTGGCCTCGCGCCCGCACGTCACAGCTCAGTGGGACCAGGTCGGCCGCATATTCACGCTCACTCCCTTGGCGCTCGACGACAGCCTCGGTGCCGAGGACGAGCTCCTCGCCTTCGGTCAGGACCTGGCATTCATCGGCACCGGACTCGACGAGGTCCGGCTGCGGCAGATCCTCGACCACGCAGCCCTCAGCGATGCGGAGTTGGCGGCAGGCCCCATGGTGTGGGCGAGCTTCCTCGACGAATTTCCGGCGTGGAGCACGACGGCGACGTAG
- a CDS encoding outer membrane protein assembly factor BamB family protein, whose translation MTRTTAFAAPSAALIALLALTGCQGQQAASGTSSPSQSTAPHGYVDGAEEADEPQLRLAVSDAKTGAVSVIDLLTEDVVEKVEGSPSTTLAGADSRYLYLGDGEAGTVTAVDTGAWTVDHGDHRHYYKAEAKTIGQVDGADPAHVVSTPTEVAFFFDGEGRAKIYDRSALGDGELTQLGTVKPGAHHGVTVPFEGHFVSTLPGDKADDLPSELTVYDDKGQASPIDATCEEIHGAGVTRDGLVFACAEGVIRVDEDFDAEILPYPEDADERAWSIEVGRDLAAAPFDGGGIGILDARTDEWTFADTDAEVVSAGIAPDDSAVVALDEDGTVYSLDPETGKELAKKRLITPFDAEDPDHGAGTSVAVDSERTYVSDPASGTVLELDPADGLREARSFDIGGAPASLAVTGR comes from the coding sequence ATGACGAGGACAACAGCATTCGCCGCACCGAGCGCGGCGCTGATCGCACTGCTCGCCCTCACCGGGTGCCAGGGCCAACAAGCGGCCAGCGGGACCAGCAGCCCCAGCCAATCGACGGCGCCCCACGGATACGTCGACGGCGCGGAAGAGGCCGATGAGCCGCAGTTGCGCCTGGCCGTCAGCGATGCGAAGACCGGCGCGGTCTCAGTCATCGACCTGCTCACCGAAGATGTCGTGGAGAAGGTCGAAGGCTCACCATCAACGACCCTGGCGGGGGCAGATTCCCGGTACCTCTACCTCGGCGATGGTGAAGCCGGAACGGTCACAGCCGTCGACACGGGGGCGTGGACGGTCGACCACGGCGATCACAGGCACTACTACAAGGCCGAGGCGAAGACCATCGGTCAGGTCGATGGGGCCGACCCCGCACACGTCGTCTCGACGCCGACCGAGGTGGCCTTCTTCTTCGACGGCGAGGGCCGGGCGAAGATCTATGACCGGAGCGCCCTCGGTGATGGTGAACTCACTCAGCTCGGCACCGTGAAGCCGGGCGCCCACCACGGTGTGACGGTCCCCTTCGAGGGCCACTTCGTCTCTACGCTTCCAGGAGATAAGGCCGATGATCTGCCGTCCGAGCTCACCGTGTACGACGACAAGGGTCAGGCCTCGCCGATCGACGCGACATGCGAGGAGATCCACGGTGCCGGCGTCACCCGCGACGGGCTGGTCTTCGCCTGTGCCGAAGGCGTGATCAGGGTAGATGAGGACTTCGACGCCGAGATTCTGCCCTATCCCGAGGACGCCGATGAGCGCGCGTGGTCGATCGAAGTCGGTCGAGACCTCGCCGCGGCCCCCTTCGACGGTGGTGGAATCGGGATCCTCGACGCGAGGACGGATGAGTGGACGTTCGCCGACACCGACGCCGAGGTGGTCTCCGCCGGCATCGCCCCCGACGATTCCGCGGTCGTGGCCCTGGACGAAGACGGGACCGTCTATTCGCTGGACCCAGAGACCGGAAAAGAGCTGGCGAAGAAGAGGCTCATCACACCCTTTGATGCCGAGGATCCAGATCACGGAGCCGGAACCTCGGTGGCCGTGGACAGCGAACGCACCTACGTCAGCGACCCTGCGTCGGGCACAGTGCTCGAACTGGACCCGGCCGATGGGCTGCGTGAGGCACGCAGCTTCGACATCGGCGGGGCACCGGCAAGCCTGGCTGTGACGGGGCGGTGA